In Frondihabitans sp. PAMC 28766, a genomic segment contains:
- a CDS encoding glutaredoxin family protein, which yields MPVPHITLLTKPGCHLCDDARATLESVLDEVEFAGARDYDELSILDDPSLADEYSEEIPVVLIDNRVHTIWRVEPERLRTALRAATPGAATPGAATPGAAAPTSPGAPA from the coding sequence GTGCCCGTTCCTCACATCACACTGCTGACGAAACCCGGCTGCCACCTCTGTGACGACGCGCGCGCCACCCTCGAGTCGGTGCTCGACGAGGTCGAGTTCGCCGGGGCGCGCGACTACGACGAGCTCTCCATCCTCGACGACCCCTCTCTCGCCGACGAGTACTCGGAAGAGATCCCCGTCGTGCTGATCGACAACCGGGTGCACACCATCTGGCGCGTCGAGCCGGAGCGCCTCCGCACCGCGCTCCGCGCCGCGACCCCCGGTGCCGCGACCCCCGGTGCCGCCACCCCGGGCGCCGCCGCCCCCACCTCCCCAGGAGCCCCCGCGTGA
- a CDS encoding 30S ribosomal protein bS22, with protein sequence MGSVIKKRRKRMAKKKHRKLLRKTRHQRRNKK encoded by the coding sequence ATGGGTTCTGTCATCAAGAAGCGTCGCAAGCGTATGGCGAAGAAGAAGCACCGCAAACTGCTTCGCAAGACTCGTCACCAGCGTCGCAACAAGAAGTAG
- a CDS encoding helix-turn-helix domain-containing protein, with amino-acid sequence MSDDLTDVRFLTVAEVADMMRVSKMTVYRMVHSGELPAIRFGRSFRVPESAVTAVLRGGIADVG; translated from the coding sequence ATGTCGGACGACCTGACAGACGTGCGTTTTCTCACGGTGGCCGAAGTCGCCGACATGATGCGCGTGTCGAAGATGACGGTCTACCGCATGGTGCACTCCGGCGAACTGCCGGCCATCCGCTTCGGCCGCTCCTTCCGCGTGCCCGAATCGGCCGTCACCGCCGTGCTGCGCGGCGGCATCGCCGACGTCGGCTGA
- a CDS encoding helix-turn-helix transcriptional regulator has product MADIFAVIADPTRRELLRVLLERRGGGGSAPAPSAAPGSVTADISVGEIVTSLGLSQPTVSKHLRVLREAGLVRVREVGQHRYYSVDDEPLREVSAWLDPFVEPTTAPPLVSVPSGRTSPVPVPAPLRRAAESLPDASDVGDALGRAVAGAQSRIVAPVKKRLGHREQG; this is encoded by the coding sequence ATGGCCGACATCTTCGCCGTGATCGCCGACCCCACCCGTCGTGAGCTGCTGCGCGTGCTCCTCGAGCGGCGGGGCGGCGGTGGCTCCGCGCCCGCGCCCTCGGCCGCGCCCGGCTCGGTGACCGCCGACATCAGCGTGGGTGAGATCGTCACGTCGCTCGGCCTCAGCCAACCCACCGTGTCGAAGCACCTCCGCGTTCTCCGCGAGGCCGGGCTCGTGCGCGTGCGCGAGGTCGGGCAGCACCGCTACTACAGCGTCGACGACGAGCCGCTCCGCGAGGTGAGCGCCTGGCTCGACCCCTTCGTCGAGCCGACCACGGCACCGCCCCTGGTGTCCGTGCCGAGCGGCCGGACGAGCCCGGTGCCCGTCCCCGCACCCCTCCGCCGGGCCGCCGAGAGCCTGCCCGACGCCTCCGACGTGGGCGACGCGCTCGGCCGCGCCGTCGCGGGTGCGCAGAGCCGCATCGTCGCGCCGGTCAAGAAGCGCCTCGGGCACCGCGAACAGGGGTAG
- a CDS encoding TrkH family potassium uptake protein, whose amino-acid sequence MSSRGDGVGVLSAVRRARVAFAGVSRRSPARFAILIFTSLILIFTVLFMLPISAADGAPTPIADALFSAVSVICVTGLATVDMATHWSLFGHVVIYVGVQIGAIGVLTVASILGMVVSRRLGLRSRLMAASDTNPLRAHAGPVPEGQAVRLGEVGGLLTTVAVSALAIEFVIGALLLPRLLIDGIPVGDAFFDAFYYSAMAFTNTGFSPNASGLAPFAGDYWLLTLLMVGVFCGSIGFPVIYALTRNPWHPRRWSLHVKLTLVTTGILLALGTVLYIALEFDNPRTFGDKSAGTTIFQSLFLSTMTRSGGFSTIDMAHLHDSTLLVTDMLMFIGGGSASTAGGLKVTTLAVLFLAAVAEARGKRSMEAFGRRIPSDVLRLAVSVALWGATIVAVASVVILQITKANLSHVLFEVISAFATCGLSIGLTEHLPDSAKYVLAVTMWMGRVGTVTLAVALAQSQRRQLFTRPEERPIVG is encoded by the coding sequence ATGTCTTCGAGAGGAGACGGGGTGGGCGTCTTGTCGGCCGTTCGGCGCGCACGCGTCGCCTTCGCCGGCGTCAGCAGGCGGTCGCCCGCGCGGTTCGCGATCCTGATCTTCACGTCGTTGATCCTGATCTTCACGGTGCTCTTCATGCTGCCGATCTCGGCGGCCGACGGGGCGCCGACGCCGATCGCCGACGCGCTGTTCTCGGCGGTGTCGGTGATCTGCGTGACCGGTCTCGCGACGGTCGACATGGCCACGCACTGGTCGCTCTTCGGGCACGTCGTCATCTACGTCGGTGTGCAGATCGGTGCCATCGGGGTGCTGACGGTGGCGTCGATCCTCGGCATGGTGGTGTCGCGGAGGCTGGGCCTCCGGTCGCGATTGATGGCGGCGAGTGACACGAACCCGCTGCGTGCGCACGCGGGGCCGGTGCCCGAGGGGCAGGCGGTGCGGCTCGGCGAGGTCGGCGGCCTGCTGACGACCGTGGCGGTCAGCGCCCTGGCCATCGAGTTCGTGATCGGAGCCCTGCTCCTCCCTCGCCTGTTGATCGATGGGATCCCGGTCGGCGACGCGTTCTTCGACGCGTTCTACTACTCGGCGATGGCCTTCACGAACACCGGGTTCAGCCCGAACGCCTCGGGGCTCGCACCGTTCGCCGGCGACTACTGGCTGCTCACGCTGTTGATGGTCGGGGTGTTCTGCGGCAGCATCGGCTTCCCCGTCATCTATGCCCTCACTCGCAACCCCTGGCACCCGCGCCGCTGGTCGCTGCACGTCAAGCTGACACTGGTGACCACCGGCATCCTGCTGGCTCTCGGCACGGTGCTCTACATCGCCCTCGAGTTCGACAACCCGCGCACGTTCGGCGACAAGAGCGCAGGCACGACGATCTTCCAGTCGCTCTTCCTCTCGACGATGACGCGCTCGGGCGGCTTCTCGACCATCGACATGGCGCACCTGCACGACTCGACCCTGCTCGTCACCGACATGCTCATGTTCATCGGGGGCGGCTCGGCGTCGACCGCCGGTGGGCTCAAGGTGACGACCCTGGCGGTGCTGTTCCTCGCCGCGGTCGCCGAGGCCCGAGGCAAACGCAGCATGGAGGCGTTCGGGCGGCGCATCCCGTCGGACGTCCTGAGGCTGGCGGTGAGCGTGGCTCTGTGGGGCGCGACCATCGTGGCCGTGGCGAGCGTCGTGATCCTGCAGATCACCAAGGCGAACCTGTCGCACGTGCTCTTCGAGGTGATCTCGGCCTTCGCCACCTGCGGCCTCTCGATCGGCCTCACCGAGCACCTGCCCGACAGCGCCAAGTACGTGCTGGCGGTGACGATGTGGATGGGCCGCGTTGGTACAGTGACACTCGCCGTGGCCCTGGCGCAGAGCCAGCGGCGGCAGCTGTTCACGCGCCCCGAAGAGAGGCCCATCGTTGGCTGA
- a CDS encoding TrkA family potassium uptake protein — protein sequence MAERIAHDAPVLVIGLGRFGAATAGELQRQDRDVLIVDTDPGLVQKWADHVTHAVQADARDIDALRQIGASDFEIAVVGVGSSIEASVLITANLVDLGVPQIWAKAISTSHAKILTRIGATHVVSPEAEAGERTAHLVSGRMLDYIEFDDDFAVVKMVPPKPVRGRRLADADVTSKHRVTVTGVKTPGRSFQEATPDTVVGDHDLIIVSGTERDLERFAALES from the coding sequence TTGGCTGAACGCATCGCCCACGACGCCCCGGTGCTCGTCATCGGTCTCGGGAGGTTCGGCGCCGCCACCGCGGGCGAATTGCAGCGACAGGATCGCGACGTGCTGATCGTCGACACCGACCCCGGCCTCGTGCAGAAATGGGCCGACCACGTGACGCACGCCGTGCAGGCCGACGCCCGCGACATCGACGCGCTGCGACAGATCGGCGCCTCCGACTTCGAGATCGCGGTCGTCGGGGTGGGCTCGTCGATCGAGGCGAGCGTGTTGATCACCGCGAACCTCGTCGACCTCGGGGTGCCGCAGATCTGGGCGAAGGCGATCTCGACCTCGCACGCGAAGATCCTGACCCGGATCGGCGCGACGCACGTCGTCTCGCCCGAAGCCGAAGCCGGCGAGCGCACAGCCCACCTCGTGTCGGGGCGCATGCTCGACTACATCGAATTCGACGACGACTTCGCCGTCGTCAAGATGGTGCCGCCGAAACCCGTGCGGGGCCGGCGCCTGGCCGACGCCGACGTCACGTCGAAGCACCGGGTGACGGTCACCGGGGTCAAGACTCCCGGCAGGTCGTTCCAGGAGGCGACGCCCGACACCGTCGTCGGCGACCACGACCTGATCATCGTGAGCGGCACCGAGCGCGACCTCGAGAGGTTCGCGGCGCTCGAGTCATAG
- the proC gene encoding pyrroline-5-carboxylate reductase encodes MSTSLPATAILGAGSMGGAILHGLLRPDVTVDGGVRVTNRTEEKAVALRHGNVTSLATQTDPAANASAVTGAKVVLIGVKPYMVVDLLTEIAPVLEPGTLVVSLAAATTIATMEAVLPDTVPVLRAMPNTPAVVGLAVTGLAAGPRASDADLALARSLFACVGDVVTIPEDRIDALSTISGSGPAYVFYLIEEMTRAAVDLGFTEHQARVMVQGTFRGASELLAADVIDPGELRRRVTSPNGTTEKAVEVLQSADLKGLFDRATAAALARAKEISES; translated from the coding sequence ATGAGCACGAGCCTGCCCGCCACCGCGATTCTCGGAGCCGGATCGATGGGAGGTGCGATCCTCCACGGTCTGCTCCGGCCCGACGTGACCGTCGACGGGGGCGTTCGCGTCACCAACCGCACCGAAGAGAAGGCGGTGGCGCTGCGGCACGGCAACGTGACCTCGCTGGCGACCCAGACGGATCCTGCCGCCAATGCCTCGGCCGTGACAGGAGCCAAGGTCGTGCTGATCGGGGTGAAGCCCTACATGGTCGTCGACCTGCTGACCGAGATCGCACCGGTGCTCGAGCCCGGCACTCTCGTCGTCAGCCTGGCCGCCGCCACGACAATCGCCACGATGGAGGCCGTGCTGCCCGACACGGTGCCGGTGCTGCGCGCCATGCCGAACACCCCGGCCGTCGTCGGCCTGGCAGTGACCGGCCTCGCCGCTGGCCCACGCGCCTCCGACGCCGATCTCGCCCTGGCGCGCAGTCTTTTCGCCTGCGTCGGCGACGTCGTCACCATCCCCGAAGACAGGATCGACGCGCTGTCGACGATCTCCGGCTCCGGCCCCGCGTATGTCTTCTACCTCATCGAAGAGATGACCCGCGCGGCCGTCGACCTCGGCTTCACCGAGCACCAGGCGAGAGTCATGGTGCAGGGCACCTTCCGAGGCGCGTCCGAGCTGCTGGCGGCCGACGTGATCGACCCGGGCGAGCTGCGGCGTCGTGTGACCAGCCCGAACGGCACCACCGAGAAGGCCGTCGAGGTGCTGCAGAGCGCCGACCTCAAGGGGCTGTTCGACCGGGCGACGGCTGCCGCCCTGGCGCGCGCGAAAGAGATCTCCGAGTCATAG
- a CDS encoding cation diffusion facilitator family transporter: MSEITEAAGDRADEAAGDGEASGGHGTRAILAALSANLGIAIVKLIAWAFSGSASMLAEGIHSIADSANQLLLLLGGRQAKKAADEEHPFGHGRERFVYAFVVSIILFSIGGVFSLYEGIEKLQHPHPLEVWWLPLLVLLVAMGLEGFSLRTALGEARPHKGTLGWFQFIRRAKAPELPVLLLEDTAALTGLVLAFIGVLLTVLTGNGIFDGIGTVLIGVLLILVAIVLGVETKSLLVGEGASPEDTAAIRSAITRGPEVEQIIHMKTLYLGPDELLVAVKVAMPGRQLLADVASAINSIEARIRAAVPIARVIYVEPDVWVSPDAPQPPTEAIVLKSSD; the protein is encoded by the coding sequence ATGAGCGAGATCACCGAGGCAGCCGGCGACAGAGCCGACGAAGCAGCCGGCGACGGCGAGGCGTCCGGCGGGCACGGCACCCGCGCGATCCTGGCCGCGCTGAGCGCCAATCTCGGCATCGCGATCGTCAAGCTGATCGCCTGGGCGTTCTCGGGCTCGGCGTCGATGCTCGCCGAGGGCATCCACTCGATCGCCGACTCGGCGAATCAGCTGCTCCTCCTGCTCGGCGGGCGCCAGGCCAAGAAGGCTGCCGACGAGGAGCACCCGTTCGGGCACGGTCGCGAGCGCTTCGTGTACGCGTTCGTGGTGTCGATCATCCTGTTCTCGATCGGTGGCGTCTTCTCGCTCTACGAGGGCATCGAGAAGCTGCAGCACCCGCACCCCCTCGAGGTGTGGTGGCTTCCGCTGCTGGTGCTGCTGGTCGCTATGGGCCTGGAGGGCTTCTCGCTTCGCACGGCCCTCGGCGAGGCGCGACCGCACAAGGGCACGCTCGGCTGGTTCCAGTTCATCCGCCGGGCGAAGGCGCCCGAGCTGCCGGTGCTGCTGCTCGAAGACACCGCGGCGCTCACCGGCCTCGTGCTCGCCTTCATCGGGGTGCTGCTGACCGTCCTCACGGGCAACGGCATCTTCGACGGGATCGGCACGGTGCTGATCGGCGTGCTGCTGATCCTGGTCGCGATCGTGCTCGGGGTCGAGACGAAGAGCCTCCTCGTCGGCGAGGGCGCCTCGCCCGAAGACACCGCCGCGATCCGCTCGGCCATCACGCGCGGGCCCGAGGTCGAACAGATCATCCACATGAAGACGCTCTACCTCGGCCCCGACGAGCTGCTCGTGGCGGTGAAGGTCGCGATGCCCGGCAGGCAGCTGCTCGCCGACGTGGCCTCGGCGATCAACTCGATCGAGGCGCGCATCCGTGCCGCCGTGCCCATCGCCCGCGTCATCTACGTCGAGCCCGACGTCTGGGTCTCGCCCGACGCGCCGCAGCCGCCCACCGAGGCGATCGTGCTCAAGTCGAGCGACTAG
- a CDS encoding nucleoside deaminase, producing MGECLGEAAQCEVSGDVPVGAIVLDPEGRVIGRGRNERERHQDPTAHAEVVALRRAAEALGDWHLVGCTLVVTLEPCPMCAGAILAARVPRVVFGAWDDKAGAGGSVYDILRDRRLPHRAEVYAGVRGEECAAQLLAFFAPRR from the coding sequence ATGGGCGAGTGCCTCGGCGAGGCCGCCCAGTGCGAGGTGTCGGGCGACGTGCCTGTCGGCGCCATCGTGCTGGATCCTGAGGGCCGCGTGATCGGCCGGGGGCGCAACGAGCGCGAGAGGCATCAGGATCCGACAGCCCACGCCGAGGTCGTCGCACTGCGTCGCGCGGCCGAAGCCCTGGGCGACTGGCACCTCGTCGGCTGCACGCTCGTGGTCACCCTCGAGCCCTGCCCGATGTGTGCCGGCGCGATCCTCGCCGCCCGGGTGCCCCGAGTCGTCTTCGGCGCGTGGGACGACAAGGCCGGGGCCGGCGGCAGCGTCTACGACATCCTCCGCGACCGGCGCCTGCCGCACCGCGCCGAGGTCTACGCCGGCGTGCGCGGCGAGGAGTGCGCCGCCCAGCTCCTCGCCTTCTTCGCCCCGCGCCGCTGA
- the upp gene encoding uracil phosphoribosyltransferase: MRVHVADHPLITHKLTVLRDRETKSPTFRALTEELVTLLAYEATRTVRTEAIDIVTPVGPTTGLAISKPRPLVVPILRAGLGMLEGMTKLVPSAEVGFLGMMRDEETLQPTTYAERLPDDLSNRQCFVLDPMLATGGSLIAAIDFLLDRGAVDVTAVCILASPEGLAAVEKAMHGREVTIVVGAVDERLNEQGYIVPGLGDAGDRLYGLAE; the protein is encoded by the coding sequence ATGCGAGTGCACGTGGCCGACCACCCCCTGATCACCCACAAGCTCACGGTGCTCCGCGACCGCGAGACGAAGTCGCCGACCTTCCGGGCACTGACGGAAGAGCTCGTGACGCTGCTCGCCTACGAGGCGACGCGAACGGTGCGGACCGAGGCGATCGACATCGTCACGCCGGTCGGGCCGACCACGGGGCTGGCGATCTCGAAGCCGCGGCCGCTGGTTGTGCCGATTCTGCGCGCGGGGCTCGGCATGCTCGAGGGCATGACGAAGCTCGTGCCCAGCGCCGAGGTCGGCTTCCTGGGCATGATGCGCGACGAAGAGACCCTGCAGCCGACTACCTACGCCGAGCGCCTGCCCGACGACCTGTCGAACCGTCAGTGCTTCGTGCTCGATCCGATGCTGGCCACCGGCGGTTCGCTGATCGCCGCCATCGACTTCCTGCTCGATCGCGGGGCCGTCGATGTGACTGCCGTCTGCATCCTGGCCTCGCCCGAGGGTCTTGCCGCCGTCGAGAAGGCGATGCACGGGCGCGAGGTGACGATCGTCGTCGGCGCCGTCGACGAGCGGCTGAATGAGCAGGGATATATCGTGCCGGGGCTCGGCGACGCGGGCGACCGGTTGTACGGGCTGGCCGAGTAG
- a CDS encoding winged helix-turn-helix domain-containing protein, which translates to MSLALDTTPNTTIPTTRHLSAVADTAAAPAPRLRAVPAGTEARGFVLYVGIDELKAAEAGTSLGEIVSQLRALTAQLAPAAETHAAVALAPEGSGGRDVDVVRLALQDPAALAKHRHTEVDEEPGARGGVVVDISRKRLLLDGDVAPLTYKEFELLQYLVLREGRTIDRAELISSLWSAGDDEAPNERTIDVHVRRLRSKLGAFEDIVRTVRGVGYRFDRHADVSIRQASTPSPDVF; encoded by the coding sequence ATGTCTCTCGCTCTTGACACCACCCCGAACACCACCATCCCCACCACCCGCCACCTGTCGGCCGTCGCCGACACGGCTGCGGCCCCGGCCCCTCGCCTTCGAGCCGTCCCGGCCGGAACCGAGGCCCGCGGCTTCGTGCTCTACGTCGGCATCGACGAGCTGAAGGCTGCCGAAGCCGGCACCAGCCTCGGCGAGATCGTCTCGCAGCTGCGCGCCCTGACCGCCCAGCTCGCCCCCGCCGCCGAAACGCACGCCGCTGTCGCGCTGGCCCCTGAGGGGTCCGGGGGTCGCGACGTCGACGTGGTCCGGCTCGCGCTGCAGGATCCGGCGGCCCTCGCGAAGCACCGCCACACCGAGGTCGACGAAGAGCCCGGCGCCCGCGGCGGCGTGGTCGTCGACATCTCGCGCAAGCGTCTCCTGCTCGACGGCGACGTCGCACCGCTCACCTACAAGGAGTTCGAGCTGCTGCAATACCTCGTGCTGCGCGAAGGCCGCACCATCGACCGCGCCGAGCTCATCTCGAGCCTCTGGTCGGCCGGCGACGACGAAGCGCCCAACGAGCGCACCATCGACGTGCACGTGCGCCGACTGCGCTCCAAGCTCGGAGCGTTCGAGGACATCGTGCGCACCGTTCGAGGCGTCGGCTACCGCTTCGACCGTCACGCCGATGTCTCGATCCGCCAGGCCTCGACCCCCTCGCCCGACGTCTTCTGA
- a CDS encoding MarR family winged helix-turn-helix transcriptional regulator: MSTATADAPAPMEKGDKALAVGAWEALFRAQVTIMRELTACFPTGEISFNEYDVLFNLSNQPERRARIKELTHHLLLTQPSISRLVDRLASKQIVEKLPDPADARGIVVSMTPLGVDLFRRTAVRHAEAISRRVGGTLDHDELQQLMDLCTKLRLGTAIAEVPEADVVCP, translated from the coding sequence ATGAGCACGGCAACGGCGGACGCACCCGCACCGATGGAGAAGGGCGACAAGGCCCTCGCCGTCGGCGCCTGGGAGGCTCTCTTCCGCGCCCAGGTCACGATCATGCGCGAACTGACGGCGTGCTTCCCGACCGGCGAGATCTCGTTCAACGAGTACGACGTGCTCTTCAACCTCTCGAACCAGCCCGAGCGGCGCGCCCGCATCAAAGAGTTGACGCACCACCTGCTGCTGACGCAGCCGAGCATCAGCCGGCTGGTCGACCGTCTCGCCTCGAAGCAGATCGTCGAGAAGTTGCCCGACCCGGCCGACGCGCGCGGCATCGTCGTCTCGATGACACCGCTCGGCGTCGACCTCTTCCGTCGCACCGCCGTGCGCCACGCCGAGGCCATCTCGCGGCGAGTGGGCGGCACGCTCGACCACGACGAGCTGCAGCAGCTCATGGACCTCTGCACCAAGCTGCGCCTCGGCACCGCGATCGCCGAGGTTCCTGAAGCGGACGTCGTCTGCCCGTGA
- a CDS encoding deoxyribodipyrimidine photo-lyase has product MTSPSLVWLRDDLRLGDNPALHAALERDEPVVVLYVLEDDSDGLRPLGAASKWWLHQSLTALDADLRERGGSLTLRHGSSKKVVPTLARELGAGAVFWNRRYGRAARDLDTEIKSTLHDAGFDAHSFQGSLLFEPWTIQTGSGTPFKVFTPFYRACLDQQEPRHPHPKPRHVPGPRSAPDSDDLASWGLEPAKPDWAGGLRDRWEPGEAAAHRVLEEFVHSDLADYGDRDLPADDTTSHLSPYLRWGEISPFQVWHRLRGDLPPAAKKLTAAFRRQLVWREFNYTVLFANPDLATANYRPEFDDFPWAKPHVRDLEAWQQGRTGIPLVDAGMRELWQTGVMHNRVRMVVGSFLIKNLLIDWRVGEQWFWDTLVDADEANNPGNWQWVAGSGADATPYFRVFNPLLQADKFDKQREYVTQWVAEVDTEDYPEPIVDLKQSRQEALAAYDTMRTKAGLK; this is encoded by the coding sequence GTGACGTCACCCTCCCTCGTCTGGCTGCGCGACGACCTGCGGCTCGGCGACAATCCGGCCCTCCACGCCGCCCTCGAGCGCGACGAGCCCGTCGTGGTCCTGTATGTGCTCGAAGACGACAGCGACGGCCTCCGCCCGCTTGGCGCCGCGAGCAAGTGGTGGTTGCACCAGTCGCTCACCGCGCTCGACGCCGACCTCCGCGAGCGCGGCGGCAGTCTGACGTTGCGGCACGGCTCGTCGAAGAAAGTCGTCCCCACGCTTGCTCGCGAGCTGGGGGCGGGTGCGGTCTTCTGGAACCGCCGCTACGGCAGAGCCGCCCGCGACCTCGACACCGAGATCAAGTCGACCCTCCACGACGCAGGATTCGACGCGCACAGCTTCCAGGGCAGCCTCCTGTTCGAGCCGTGGACGATCCAGACCGGCAGCGGCACGCCCTTCAAGGTGTTCACGCCGTTCTACCGGGCGTGCCTCGACCAGCAGGAGCCGCGGCACCCCCACCCGAAGCCCCGCCACGTGCCCGGCCCGCGGTCGGCGCCGGACAGCGACGACCTGGCATCCTGGGGCCTCGAACCAGCGAAGCCGGACTGGGCCGGGGGCCTTCGCGACCGGTGGGAGCCGGGCGAGGCGGCGGCGCACCGCGTGCTCGAGGAGTTCGTGCACTCCGACCTCGCCGACTACGGCGACCGCGACTTACCCGCCGATGACACGACGAGCCATCTCTCGCCGTACCTGCGCTGGGGCGAGATCAGCCCCTTCCAGGTCTGGCACCGGCTGCGCGGAGACCTGCCACCCGCGGCGAAGAAGCTGACGGCGGCCTTCCGGCGGCAGCTGGTCTGGCGCGAGTTCAACTACACGGTGCTGTTCGCGAACCCCGACCTCGCCACCGCCAACTACCGGCCCGAGTTCGACGACTTTCCGTGGGCGAAGCCGCACGTGCGCGACCTCGAGGCCTGGCAGCAGGGGCGCACCGGAATCCCACTGGTCGACGCCGGCATGCGCGAGCTCTGGCAGACCGGGGTGATGCACAATCGGGTGCGCATGGTCGTCGGAAGCTTTCTGATCAAGAACCTGCTGATCGACTGGCGCGTCGGCGAGCAGTGGTTCTGGGACACCCTGGTCGACGCCGACGAGGCCAACAACCCGGGCAACTGGCAGTGGGTCGCCGGGTCGGGCGCCGACGCCACCCCCTACTTCCGTGTCTTCAACCCGCTGCTGCAGGCCGACAAGTTCGACAAGCAGCGCGAGTACGTGACGCAGTGGGTCGCCGAGGTCGACACCGAGGACTACCCCGAGCCGATCGTCGATCTGAAGCAGAGCCGCCAGGAGGCGCTGGCGGCGTACGACACGATGCGGACGAAGGCGGGCCTGAAATGA
- a CDS encoding serine hydrolase: protein MTIDKGFETESGPVYRAIAGVSELFGARAERPHAPSSSWGVFTTRDGLVGSGVTGMIGDDSPPRDAIYRIASCTKSFTATALLALRDAGTVNPDDPVTDYVRAFADVTLPSLDSPVPTLRMLLTMSAGLPTDDPWGDRQESISDDDLDALLRRGLTFDSIPGTRFAYSNLGYALLGRVISVATGRPYRDVVTDDILRPLGLSSTGFVKPEGADDRLAIGHRRVGDEWEALPFSGPGGFSSIGGLFSTVPDLARWARWLGSAFDPDQDAIGDFDGILSRASRREMQQAYRAVPSAPVPTGYGYGLFIEEQPGLGTIVSHSGGYPGFSAHMRWQPASGWGIVAFENATYAQVAVPATTAIHGLLHELDLTPGPRVLPETAAARVALQKAVVDGDELPADLVSENVELDIPLARRRHAWAQAIETIGGLELPVPIAPVPDPTATSITVDAESGDESTSPTHLVWRLPGVRGQLRLEIRLSPEAPPRVQTILVRADRLS, encoded by the coding sequence ATGACGATCGACAAAGGCTTCGAGACGGAGTCGGGCCCCGTGTACCGCGCGATCGCCGGCGTCAGCGAGCTGTTCGGCGCGCGAGCCGAGCGGCCGCACGCCCCGAGCAGCTCGTGGGGCGTCTTCACGACCCGCGACGGGCTCGTCGGGTCGGGTGTCACGGGCATGATCGGCGACGACTCTCCGCCCCGGGATGCGATCTACCGCATCGCCTCCTGCACCAAGAGCTTCACCGCGACCGCCCTGCTCGCCCTGCGAGACGCTGGCACAGTGAACCCCGACGACCCCGTGACCGACTACGTGCGGGCCTTCGCCGACGTGACGCTGCCGAGCCTCGACTCCCCGGTGCCGACCCTTCGCATGCTGCTGACGATGTCGGCCGGCCTACCCACCGACGACCCGTGGGGCGACCGGCAGGAGTCGATCAGCGACGACGACCTCGACGCCCTCCTCCGGCGAGGCCTCACGTTCGACAGCATTCCGGGGACCCGGTTCGCCTACTCGAATCTCGGCTACGCCCTGCTCGGTCGTGTGATCTCTGTCGCGACGGGCCGGCCCTACCGCGACGTGGTGACCGACGACATCCTGCGCCCCCTCGGCCTCTCCTCGACCGGTTTCGTCAAGCCCGAGGGTGCCGACGACCGGCTGGCGATCGGCCACCGGCGCGTGGGCGACGAGTGGGAGGCTCTGCCGTTCTCGGGCCCCGGCGGCTTCTCGTCGATCGGCGGGCTGTTCAGCACGGTGCCCGACCTGGCGCGCTGGGCGCGCTGGCTCGGGTCGGCGTTCGACCCCGACCAGGATGCCATTGGTGACTTCGACGGCATCCTGTCGCGCGCGTCGCGGCGCGAGATGCAGCAGGCCTACCGCGCTGTGCCGTCCGCACCTGTGCCGACCGGCTACGGCTACGGGCTCTTCATCGAAGAGCAGCCGGGGCTCGGCACGATCGTGTCGCACTCGGGCGGCTACCCCGGGTTCTCGGCGCACATGCGCTGGCAGCCGGCGAGCGGGTGGGGCATCGTCGCCTTCGAGAACGCCACCTACGCGCAGGTGGCCGTACCGGCGACGACCGCCATCCACGGGCTGCTGCACGAGCTCGACCTGACACCGGGGCCCCGGGTCCTGCCCGAGACCGCCGCCGCACGGGTCGCCCTGCAGAAGGCCGTCGTCGACGGTGACGAGCTGCCGGCCGACCTCGTGTCGGAGAACGTCGAGCTCGACATCCCCCTCGCGAGGCGGCGGCACGCGTGGGCGCAGGCGATCGAGACGATCGGCGGGCTCGAGCTTCCGGTGCCGATCGCGCCTGTGCCGGACCCGACGGCGACGTCGATCACGGTCGACGCCGAGTCAGGCGACGAGTCCACGTCGCCCACGCACCTCGTCTGGCGCCTGCCGGGGGTTCGCGGGCAGCTGCGTCTCGAGATCCGGCTGAGCCCGGAAGCGCCGCCGCGGGTCCAGACCATCCTGGTGCGCGCCGACCGGCTCAGCTGA